One window of the Eucalyptus grandis isolate ANBG69807.140 chromosome 6, ASM1654582v1, whole genome shotgun sequence genome contains the following:
- the LOC104447288 gene encoding MTOR-associated protein MEAK7, whose product MGNSQSQSPPAHPRFASASRAFAQKELEDLRSLFFSLAAQSQPNGRHVSLPVFQAYFRVRGPLGERLFDLITQKRKDGKLNFEDLVIAKATYEKGTRDEIEDFIYQLLDVGDDGNVTRSDLESVMITVFDSVFSPKRVQTAGSPKQEDLHIFLDSTNFSETVQGHGDRRMSLEDLRRWFALVPSVRKFLGSLLVPADSGRPGSQVPRLSCWNNVDSGEIILNEEYAWHIGGVLSEGELEHWKLLYHSSLSGLSFSTFLGSINNSEGPTILIIKDREGHIYGGYASQPWERHSEFYGDMKSFLFQLYPHASIYRPTGANRNVQWCAVNFTSEEIPNGIGFGGRVNHFGLFISASFDQGQTFACTTFGSPCLSTASRILPEVIECWGVVQKKQLEKQDAVKGTILERFKEDRHMLNMVGLANSSE is encoded by the exons ATGGGCAACTCGCAATCGCAGTCGCCGCCCGCCCATCCTCGCTTCGCTTCCGCCTCCAG AGCTTTCGCTCAGAAGGAATTGGAAGATCTCCGATCGCTGTTCTTCTCTCTGGCCGCCCAGTCCCAGCCCAATGGCCGTCACGTCTCCCTCCCTGTTTTCcag GCGTACTTCCGGGTCCGTGGCCCTCTGGGCGAGAGGCTGTTCGATTTGATTACCCAGAAGAGGAAAGACGGGAAGCTTAACTTTGAAGACCTCGTCATCGCCAAG GCTACTTATGAAAAGGGGACCAGAGATGAGATCGAGGATTTCATCTATCAGTTACTGGATGTGGGTGATGATGGAAATGTGACGAG GTCTGATCTGGAATCTGTTATGATCACAGTGTTTGACAGTGTATTTAGTCCCAAGAGGGTTCAAACTGCAGGGAGTCCAAAACAAGAGGATCTTCACATTTTTCTCGATTCTACAAATTTCTCAGAGACTGTGCAAGGACATGGTGACCGACGTATGTCATTAGAGGATTTAAGAAGATGGTTTGCACTTGTGCCGTCAGTTAGGAAgttccttggaagcttgttggTGCCTGCCGATTCAG GAAGACCGGGTTCTCAAGTTCCTCGTCTATCATGTTGGAATAACGTTGATTCTGGTGAGATCATTTTAAACGAAGAGTATGCTTGGCATATAGGAGgtgttctctcagaaggagaGCTCGAGCATTGGAAGCTTTTGTACCACAGTTCTCTCAGTGGCCTCAGTTTCAGCACATTTTTGGGGAGCATCAA CAACAGTGAAGGGCCAACCATCTTGATAATTAAGGACAGAGAAGGCCACATATATGGAGGCTACGCTTCTCAGCCTTGGGAGAGGCACAGTGAATTCTATGGAGATATGAAGTCTTTCCTTTTCCAGCTTTATCCTCACGCATCCATATATAGACCTACTGGAGCAAACAGAAATGTACAATGG TGTGCAGTAAACTTCACATCGGAGGAAATCCCAAATGGGATAGGTTTTGGAGGGCGAGTGAATCACTTTGGCCTCTTCATTTCAGCAAGCTTCGACCAGGGGCAGACGTTTGCATGCACAACGTTCGGTAGCCCCTGCCTTTCAACGGCCAGCCGAATTCTCCCAGAGGTGATTGAGTGTTGGGGAGTTGTCCAAAAGAAGCAACTAGAAAAGCAGGATGCTGTAAAAGGGACCATTCTGGAGAGGTTCAAGGAGGATCGCCATATGCTTAACATGGTTGGTCTCGCTAATTCTAGTGAGTAA